In the genome of bacterium, one region contains:
- the nrdR gene encoding transcriptional repressor NrdR, whose protein sequence is MKCPKCGSSRSSVVDSRGDPSAIRRRRECQECEFRFTTFERIEYALPLVIKKDGRREPFNLLKLRAGLIRACEKRPISVEQVDVVANRIERRVSEMCLKELESVSIGDLVMEELKELDHIAYIRFASVYQEFSDIEQFVETLHSLRSEGKKRKKARGEERLENPFQKDASSSLPEGEQPLPSQKQEVG, encoded by the coding sequence TTGAAGTGTCCAAAGTGTGGCAGTAGCCGCTCATCGGTTGTTGATTCCAGGGGCGATCCCAGTGCTATTCGGCGCAGGCGTGAATGCCAGGAGTGCGAGTTTCGTTTTACGACTTTTGAGAGGATCGAATATGCGCTGCCACTTGTTATAAAGAAAGATGGGCGGAGAGAGCCGTTTAATCTTTTGAAGTTGCGTGCTGGTTTAATAAGAGCATGCGAAAAAAGACCAATTAGTGTTGAACAAGTCGATGTAGTCGCTAATCGAATCGAACGACGAGTAAGTGAAATGTGTCTCAAAGAGCTGGAGAGTGTTTCGATCGGCGATCTGGTTATGGAAGAGCTGAAGGAGCTTGACCATATCGCTTATATTCGTTTTGCGTCAGTGTACCAAGAGTTTTCAGATATAGAGCAATTTGTAGAAACACTGCACTCCCTTCGCAGTGAGGGAAAGAAGCGGAAAAAAGCGCGAGGAGAAGAGCGCTTAGAGAACCCCTTTCAGAAGGATGCGAGCAGCTCTTTACCCGAAGGAGAGCAGCCTCTCCCATCTCAGAAGCAGGAGGTAGGGTAG